The genomic window GTTCCTTGAGCCAGGCCGCGCGCGCGATGAAGCGGCAGGCCGCATGCTGCGTCTCATCCCCCGGTGGCTGGAACAGCGCCAGGATCGTTGCCTCCATCTCGGCCGCCGGGTCGTGCTTCCCGGCGGGGGACAGGAAGAATTTTGGGTCGTCCACGAGGCTGCGCAAGCCCGTCATGCCGGGCTTGTAGTGCAGAAGCGTGAGCCAGTAAGGGTCTTGAGAGAGCTTCAGGCCCCGCGCACGCTCGATGAGGGTTTCCGCGTAGGGGTCCGCCTCTGCGAACAAGGGTGGGCCAAGCGGAGCCAAGGCCAGCCAAAGGAATAAAAAGAAGGGGATGCGACGTATGCCGTTGAGCCGCATCCCCGATCGATTCATGGTCCCCAACCCGTTACAGGTACGTCACGAAGGGTTCCAGGTTCTTGATCACGTCGATGTGCGTGACCTTGTCGGACGTGTAGATGTTGGAGAAATTGGCCTGGAGACGGCCATAGAAGTCGGCGCGGCTGCCCTCGGGCACTCCCGCCAGAACGGCCAGCGTGTTGAGGTATTCGCCGCTGCCGCGGGCGATGTCCCGGGCCAGGTTGTCCATGTTGTCCGCCACGAATTCCTGGAGCTTCTGGTTGGAAGCGAAAGTCGCGGGCCTGTCGCAGTTGGAGGTTCCGGACGTGATTCCGAAGGTCCCGTTGCCGAACGTCCCGTTGGTGGTGACGGCAAAGGTCTGTGAGACGAGTCCGTTCTGGTCTGCGAAGATCATCGAGCCCAGACCGCAGCCCGTGTTCTTCTGGTTCAGGGTGGCCGCCACAGATGTGCCGGCAGACAGCATGAACGCGGAGACAACGACGAGAACAACTACTTTTTTCATGGGCATCTCCTCCTTTTGATGATGAGTTTTTTGTATCACGGGGCCCCCGGCTTCTCAACGTAAAAAATCGGCGGGCGTGAAAATACGGCAACCGGGAGGGTCCTCTCTCCTAAGAAACAGCCGTCTCGTTTTCCCTCCCTCGACGGGAGTGGATCAAGGGGAGGGTAAATGACTGCATGCCCCCTCTCCCTCGCCCTCTCCCGCCAGAGGCTGTGTCGCAATAGGGAGTAGGGGCTGAGTTCTTTGACAAAAAAATATCCGTAACGCACCTCGAAGGATCGCCAACCCCGGCCCGGTGTGCTAGAGTGCTCCGCGAAAGGAGATGCGCTCATGGCCTATCGAACCGGCGACCGTCTGCAACTGGGGCTGCTGCCCGCCAGCATCGAGGACTACGTGTCCCCCGAGGACCCGGTACGGGCCTACGATGCCTTCGTGGAGGCCTTGGATCTGCCGCAACTGGGCATCGAGGTGGACCCCAACCAGGTCGGCAACGCCGCCTACGATCCGCGCGCGATGCTCAAGCTGCTGGTCTACGGCTACTCCTACGGGGTACGCAGTTCCCGCAAGCTCGAACGGGAGTGCCACCACAACCTGGCCTTTGTGTGGCTGATGGCCGGGCTGAGGCCCGACCACAAGACCATCGCGGAGTTTAGGCGCAACCACAAGGCGGCCCTCAAGCAGGTGCTCCGGCACTGCGCCCGGCTCTGCATCAAGCTCGACCTAATCGCGGGCAACGTGCTGTTTGTCGACGGCACAAAGATCCGGGCCAATGCCTCACGCTACCGCAGCCATGACCGGGCCTGGTACGAGAAGAAGCTGGCCGATCTGGATCGGCGCATCGAGCAGCTGTTGCAGGACTGCGAGGCCATCGACCGCCGGGAGCGGCACATGGACTCGTACGTGGCGATGCGAAAGGACCTTGCCCAGACGAACACGCTCAAGGACCGGGTCCAGGAGGCCCTGCGGGGCTTCGAGGGAGGCAGCCACCGGCACGTCAACCTCACCGACCCGGACTGCGCCCTGATGAAGAGCGTCCAGGGCAGCCACGCGGCCTACAACGTCCAGTTGGTGGTGGATGACAAGCAGGGGCTTCTGCTGCAGGCCGATGCCGTCGAAGAGACCAGTGATGTCAACCAGTTCGCCCGGCAGATCGAGGCCGCCAACGCGCTGCTGGAGAGTCCCTGCGAGACGGCCTGCGCCGATGCCGGCTATGCCGACACGGCGGAGCTCGAGAAGATCGACCGCCAGGGGATCCGAGTGATCGTGCCTTCACAGCGGCAGGCGAGGAAAGAGCCGGAAAAGCCGTTCAGCAAAAGCCATTTTGCGTATGACCCAGAGCAAGATGACTACAGCTGCCCTGAAGGTCACAGGCTCCGGTATGAATCGACGGAAAAACGCACGGGCAAGCGGCACTACGTGATCACCGACGCGGCCATCTGCCACGCGTGCCGGCACTACGGGAGCTGCACCCAGGCGCGCAGGGGGCGCAAGATCATCCGGCTGCCCAACGAAGAGGTTAAGCTCAGGCTGGAGGCCCAGTACGAGGAGGCCGCCTCGCAGGCCGTCTACGAGAGGCGCAAAACCCGGGCCGAGCATCCCTTCGGGCACATCAAGCGCAACCTCAAGGTCGATGCCTTCCTGCTACGGGGGCTCGAGGGGGCGCGAGCCGAGGTCTCGATGCTGGCCAGTTGCTTCAATGTGGCTCGCCTGATCTCGCTGCTCGGGGTCAACGGGCTCATCGAGAGGCTCCGGGCCCTCGGAAGGCCCTGCTTGCACCGGCATGAGGCTCAACGGCGCTCTTCAAAGGGCCCTGAACCATCAAAACCTGCCCGACAGACCGTGCGCGGATAGACGTTACGGATATTTTGTTGTCAAAGAACGGGTAAACAACTCGTCCCCTCTTGACTGTTGCGACACAGCCTCCCAGGGAAGCGGGTGTTCTTCCCATCGAAAACTCCGTCCCCAGGACGGGGTTCGTGGCTCGCAACGAAAAAAGGCCCGCCGGTGTGGCGAGCCTTTGTCTGGTTGCATGGTAGGCGGTACTGGATTTGAACCAGTGACTTCTACCGTGTGAAGGTAGCACTCTCCCGCTGAGTTAACCGCCCGTGTGGCAATCCTATAGCGTAATGGAACCCGTTTTTCAAGCGGAAAAAGCGCTTCAATTTTTTGTTGACAAGAGACGATCTTTTGTTCATATTTCTGCTCTCTTTCACAGTGAGCGGGCGTAACTCAGCGGTAGAGTGCTACCTTGCCAAGGTAGACGTCGACGGTTCAAATCCGTTCGCCCGCTCCAGTCTACAGCGGCGGCATAGCCAAGTGGCTAAGGCAGCGGTCTGCAAAACCGTTATTCACCGGTTCGAATCCGGTTGCCGCCTCCAGATAAAGAATGCAGGGGCTGCGCGACGGCGCAGCCCCTTTTTTTCCCCCCGGTAATCGTCTTGCCCCCCGAAAGGGCGGATGTTCCGTCGGCCGGGCTCCGCCCTGGACGCGCTCAGAAGGGAACCCGTCTCGACCGGCTCGGTGCGCGGGGGTCGGTTTGCGCCGCAGCCGGTTTCTGGGGCGGTTTCTGAAGGGTCTCGATCGCCTGGCGGATCTCCCGGGCCCGGTCGCTGTCGGCCGGATAATGGCCGAGCGCCGCCCGGTAGTGGAACAGTGCGCTGTCCTTTTTGTTCCTGTTCTTGAAGTAGGTCCCGAACCAGTAGTGCGACTCCCCGGGGTTGTCCAGCTTGCCGTACGCCGTGGCGAGGCCGTAGTGGATCTGGTCGTCGGCGACCCCCGCGGCGAGCGCCTTGCGGTACACCTCGAGCGCCGTGATGGTATCGCCCGTCTGTTCGTAGGCCCTCCCCAGGTAGAGGGCCGTCTCCGCGTCGGCATCGTTCACCTGGTAGGCCTTCCGCAGGAACTGCGCCGCATCGGGGTAGTTGCCCGCCAGGTAGGCGATGACGCCGGCGTCCCGCAGGATTTCGGGGTCCTCCGGGGCGAGCCGCAGCGCCGCGCGGATGTTCGCCTCGGCGTCTTTCGTATGCCCCAGCTTGGCCTGCACCACGGCGATCCCGTACAGGGCGTTGACGTCGGAGGGGTTTTTCTTCAGCTCCTCCCGGAACCGCGTGAGCACGGGCTCGAGATTCCTCTCCTCCATCAGCATCTCGACCTGGATCCGCCTGAACCCTCCCACGATGCTGTCCTTGCCGGGCGAGGTGTAGCGGGCCTCCAGGAGGTTGTCGAGGTAGCGGATGCGGTCGCTCGTCCCCGGGTGGGTGAGAAAGTAGGAGGGGACGAGGTTGGAGTAATACTCGTGGCGCCGCATGAGCTTCATGAAGTCCACCATGCTCTTCGGGTCGTACCCCGCAGCCGCGAGGTAGGCCATCCCCGCGCGGTCCGCCTCCTCCTCGAACTCCCGGCTGTATTGAAGGGCCAGCGTCTGGGCCCCCGCCACCGTGCCCATGGCCACCGCCGCACCGGCCCCGCCGCCCCCGCCCAGCAGGGCCCCCGCGATGACGCCGGCCACGGCAGCCATGTTGAGCTTCTGCGACTTTTCGATCATCTGGCTGATGTGCCGGTTGTTGGCGTGGCCGATCTCGTGGGCGATCACGCTGGCCAGTTCGCTCTCGTTTTCCGCCAGGGTGATGAGGCCCCGGTAGATATAGATGTAGCCCCCCGGCGTGGCGAAGGCGTTGATCGCCGAGCTGTTGATCACGTGGAAGGTGTAGTCGAAGGGGACCATCTGCTGGTTGGCCAGGATCTGGGCGCCGATCTTGCGGACGTAGTCGACAACCTTCTGGTTCTTGGAGAGGGCGTTGGCCTTTTCCAGCTTTTCGTAGATCTCGCGGCCGAGCTTTTTCTCTTCCTCGATCGAGAGGCCCGCCGCGCCCGACGTCAGGGGGAATGCGGACAGGGACAGGA from Syntrophaceae bacterium includes these protein-coding regions:
- a CDS encoding DUF3015 family protein, which gives rise to MKKVVVLVVVSAFMLSAGTSVAATLNQKNTGCGLGSMIFADQNGLVSQTFAVTTNGTFGNGTFGITSGTSNCDRPATFASNQKLQEFVADNMDNLARDIARGSGEYLNTLAVLAGVPEGSRADFYGRLQANFSNIYTSDKVTHIDVIKNLEPFVTYL
- a CDS encoding M48 family metalloprotease, translating into MTHHRKTTPRACLALVLAILLSLSAFPLTSGAAGLSIEEEKKLGREIYEKLEKANALSKNQKVVDYVRKIGAQILANQQMVPFDYTFHVINSSAINAFATPGGYIYIYRGLITLAENESELASVIAHEIGHANNRHISQMIEKSQKLNMAAVAGVIAGALLGGGGGAGAAVAMGTVAGAQTLALQYSREFEEEADRAGMAYLAAAGYDPKSMVDFMKLMRRHEYYSNLVPSYFLTHPGTSDRIRYLDNLLEARYTSPGKDSIVGGFRRIQVEMLMEERNLEPVLTRFREELKKNPSDVNALYGIAVVQAKLGHTKDAEANIRAALRLAPEDPEILRDAGVIAYLAGNYPDAAQFLRKAYQVNDADAETALYLGRAYEQTGDTITALEVYRKALAAGVADDQIHYGLATAYGKLDNPGESHYWFGTYFKNRNKKDSALFHYRAALGHYPADSDRAREIRQAIETLQKPPQKPAAAQTDPRAPSRSRRVPF